A window of the Actinobacillus genomosp. 1 genome harbors these coding sequences:
- a CDS encoding LrgB family protein translates to MIYLYSVLTVVAFFLSVKLSKKLAISLLNPFLLTLLLLVAILVIFQIPYKDYQQGTSPLSHFLGLAIVALAIPLYEQFPQIRQRWKAISFILLLGTLVSMCSGMVLALLLGGSQDIVAALMPKSVTMPLALVITDEIGGESALSAVGVMVAGLLGAVLGVPVLKLAHITNPQAIGISLGIASHALGTARCMEINAKSASYSSLALVICGLLSSFIAPPIFHFAVKWLM, encoded by the coding sequence ATGATTTATCTTTACTCCGTACTAACGGTCGTTGCATTTTTTCTGAGTGTGAAACTCAGCAAAAAATTAGCGATTTCGTTACTAAATCCTTTTTTATTAACGCTATTATTACTGGTCGCAATCTTAGTCATTTTTCAAATACCGTATAAAGACTATCAGCAAGGTACTTCTCCGCTCAGCCATTTCCTAGGCTTAGCGATTGTAGCCCTTGCGATCCCGCTTTATGAGCAATTTCCACAAATCCGCCAACGTTGGAAGGCAATTAGTTTTATTCTGTTGCTCGGTACGCTGGTTTCAATGTGTAGCGGAATGGTATTAGCCCTATTATTGGGTGGTTCGCAAGATATTGTTGCCGCATTAATGCCTAAATCGGTAACTATGCCGCTTGCTTTAGTAATTACCGATGAAATCGGCGGAGAATCCGCTTTAAGTGCGGTAGGTGTAATGGTGGCGGGCTTATTGGGAGCGGTATTAGGTGTGCCGGTACTAAAACTTGCTCACATTACCAATCCGCAAGCAATTGGTATAAGTTTAGGTATCGCTTCTCACGCACTCGGTACGGCGCGTTGTATGGAAATAAATGCAAAATCAGCAAGTTATAGTTCATTAGCGTTAGTGATCTGCGGTTTGCTTTCGTCATTTATCGCACCACCAATTTTCCATTTCGCAGTAAAATGGTTGATGTAA